The Leucobacter viscericola genome includes a window with the following:
- the alr gene encoding alanine racemase translates to MGAEAMRVAEISLPAIRHNVARIRELTGGAVIVVVKADGYGHGAAIAAGAALAGGATMIATADLEEALSLRENGIAGPILCWLHGVHTDFAAAVAADIEIGVSHSRHLEAVAAAAIAQNKVATVQFKIDTGLSRNGAAPEEWQPLFQRAAELVSAGVLCVRGIFSHLANAGDENDRAQAARFDAAVEMLRAAGVEPEMVHLAASAATMRSPHLHYNTVRVGVAAFGLSPFADTTSAQLGLIPAMTLRSEIVALRGVPAGTGVSYGFNHVCETATTLALVPIGYADGMPRALNGAGAWVTIAGEHRPIVGRIGMDQFIVDVGPLAGRLQLGDPVVLFGDPELGNPPVEIWAGLMRTINYEIIVGIGTRVHRCPVDGAQA, encoded by the coding sequence ATGGGCGCAGAGGCAATGCGGGTCGCTGAGATCTCGTTACCCGCAATCAGGCACAACGTTGCGCGTATTCGCGAGCTGACGGGTGGGGCCGTCATTGTGGTCGTTAAGGCCGATGGGTACGGACACGGCGCGGCAATTGCCGCTGGCGCCGCTCTTGCCGGCGGCGCGACAATGATCGCCACTGCTGATCTCGAAGAGGCGCTGTCACTGCGAGAAAACGGGATCGCGGGCCCGATCCTGTGCTGGTTGCACGGTGTGCACACTGACTTCGCGGCCGCGGTCGCTGCCGACATTGAAATTGGCGTGAGCCACTCCCGGCACCTGGAAGCGGTTGCGGCAGCGGCAATCGCACAGAATAAAGTCGCCACCGTGCAGTTCAAAATTGACACTGGACTGAGTCGCAATGGTGCAGCACCCGAAGAATGGCAGCCCCTGTTTCAGCGCGCCGCTGAACTGGTGAGCGCGGGTGTGCTGTGTGTGCGAGGTATTTTTAGCCACCTCGCCAACGCGGGCGACGAGAACGATCGGGCCCAGGCTGCGCGTTTTGACGCGGCGGTCGAAATGCTGCGCGCCGCGGGTGTTGAGCCTGAGATGGTCCACCTCGCGGCAAGTGCCGCCACAATGCGCTCGCCGCACCTGCACTACAACACCGTTCGTGTGGGGGTCGCAGCCTTTGGTCTCAGTCCGTTCGCCGATACAACGTCGGCTCAGCTCGGCCTCATTCCCGCGATGACCCTGCGCTCTGAAATTGTTGCCCTGCGAGGGGTTCCTGCAGGCACGGGAGTGTCCTACGGGTTTAACCACGTCTGCGAAACCGCAACGACGCTCGCCCTGGTGCCGATCGGGTATGCCGACGGCATGCCGCGTGCTCTCAACGGTGCTGGCGCCTGGGTGACGATCGCCGGTGAGCACAGGCCCATCGTCGGGCGAATCGGCATGGACCAGTTCATCGTTGACGTGGGCCCACTTGCTGGCCGCCTGCAGCTCGGCGACCCCGTTGTGCTGTTTGGCGATCCCGAGCTGGGCAACCCTCCCGTCGAGATTTGGGCGGGTCTCATGCGCACGATCAACTACGAAATTATTGTGGGGATCGGCACGCGCGTGCACCGATGCCCGGTGGACGGAGCGCAGGCGTGA